Proteins from a genomic interval of Salvelinus alpinus chromosome 7, SLU_Salpinus.1, whole genome shotgun sequence:
- the LOC139581494 gene encoding histone deacetylase 3-like isoform X2 — protein MSNRTAYFYDPDVGNFHYGAGHPMKPHRLSLTHSLVLHYGLYKKMQVFKPYKASQHDMCRFHSEDYIDFLQKVSPNNMQGFTKSLNTFNVGDDCPVFPGLFEFCSRYTGASLQGATQLNHKICDIAINWAGGLHHAKKFEASGFCYVNDIVISILELLKYHPRVLYIDIDIHHGDGVQEAFYLTDRVMTVSFHKYGNYFFPGTGDMYEVGAESGRYYCLNVPLRDGIDDQSYRQLFQPVIKQVVDFYQPTCIVLQCGADSLGCDRLGCFNLSIRGHGECVEFVKSFRIPLLVLGGGGYTVRNVARCWTYETSLLVDEPISDELPYSEYFEYFAPDFTLHPDVSTRIENQNSRQYLEQIRSTVFENLKMLNHSPSVQIHDVPSDILSYERTDEGDPDERGSEDNYSRPEAANEFYDGDHDNDKESDVEI, from the exons ATGTCTAACAGAACAGCATATTTTTATGATCCGGATGTGGGGAACTTTCATTATG GTGCTGGTCACCCTATGAAACCCCATCGTCTCTCGCTGACGCACAGCCTTGTTTTGCACTATGGCCTTTACAAAAAGATGCAG GTTTTCAAACCATACAAAGCCTCACAACATGACATGTGCCGATTCCACTCAGAAGATTACATTGACTTTCTGCAGAAGGTCAGCCCCAACAATATGCAGGGTTTCACAAAGAGTCTCAACACCTTTAATGTTGGGGATGACTG CCCTGTATTCCCAGGCCTGTTTGAGTTCTGCTCCAGGTATACAGGAGCATCTCTACAGGGAGCAACACAGCTAAACCACAAG ATATGTGACATCGCCATCAACTGGGCCGGGGGTCTTCATCATGCTAAGAAATTTGAG GCCTCTGGATTTTGCTATGTGAATGACATTGTCATCAGTATACTGGAGCTTCTGAA GTACCACCCGCGTGTGTTGTACATAGACATTGACATTCACCATGGTGATGGGGTACAGGAAGCCTTCTACCTGACTGATCGCGTCATGACTGTATCCTTCCACAAGTACGGGAACTACTTCTTTCCAGGAACAG GTGACATGTATGAGGTAGGGGCTGAGAGTGGCCGGTACTATTGCCTGAACGTGCCTCTCCGGGATGGGATCGATGAccaga GCTACAGGCAACTCTTTCAGCCAGTCATCAAGCAAGTGGTGGACTTCTACCAGCCAACCTGTATCGTTCTTCAG TGTGGGGCTGACTCTCTGGGCTGTGACAGATTAGGGTGCTTCAACCTCAGTATACGAGGCCATGG GGAGTGTGTGGAGTTTGTGAAGAGCTTCAGGATTCCCCTGCTGGTACTGGGAGGAGGAGGGTACACGGTACGCAACGTGGCCAGATGCTG GACCTATGAGACCTCCCTCCTGGTTGATGAGCCAATTAGTGATGAGCTGCCCTATAGCG aGTACTTTGAGTATTTTGCACCAGACTTCACACTCCACCCAGATGTCAGCACCAGGATAGAGAACCAGAACTCCCGACAG TACCTGGAGCAGATCCGTTCGACGGTCTTTGAGAACTTGAAGATGTTGAACCATTCCCCCAGTGTCCAGATCCACGATGTGCCCTCGGACATCCTGAGCTACGAGCGCACTGACGAGGGAGACCCAGATGAGAGGGGCTCAGAGGATAACTATTCCAG GCCAGAGGCAGCCAATGAGTTCTACGATGGTGACCATGACAACGACAAGGAGAGCGATGTGGAGATCTGA
- the LOC139581494 gene encoding histone deacetylase 3-like isoform X1 gives MAFTKRCRFSNHTKPHNMTCADSTQKITLTFCRRSAPTICRVSQRVSTPLMLGMTGNVSSVSPVFPGLFEFCSRYTGASLQGATQLNHKICDIAINWAGGLHHAKKFEASGFCYVNDIVISILELLKYHPRVLYIDIDIHHGDGVQEAFYLTDRVMTVSFHKYGNYFFPGTGDMYEVGAESGRYYCLNVPLRDGIDDQSYRQLFQPVIKQVVDFYQPTCIVLQCGADSLGCDRLGCFNLSIRGHGECVEFVKSFRIPLLVLGGGGYTVRNVARCWTYETSLLVDEPISDELPYSEYFEYFAPDFTLHPDVSTRIENQNSRQYLEQIRSTVFENLKMLNHSPSVQIHDVPSDILSYERTDEGDPDERGSEDNYSRPEAANEFYDGDHDNDKESDVEI, from the exons ATGGCCTTTACAAAAAGATGCAG GTTTTCAAACCATACAAAGCCTCACAACATGACATGTGCCGATTCCACTCAGAAGATTACATTGACTTTCTGCAGAAGGTCAGCCCCAACAATATGCAGGGTTTCACAAAGAGTCTCAACACCTTTAATGTTGGGGATGACTG GTAACGTGTCCTCTGTCAGCCCTGTATTCCCAGGCCTGTTTGAGTTCTGCTCCAGGTATACAGGAGCATCTCTACAGGGAGCAACACAGCTAAACCACAAG ATATGTGACATCGCCATCAACTGGGCCGGGGGTCTTCATCATGCTAAGAAATTTGAG GCCTCTGGATTTTGCTATGTGAATGACATTGTCATCAGTATACTGGAGCTTCTGAA GTACCACCCGCGTGTGTTGTACATAGACATTGACATTCACCATGGTGATGGGGTACAGGAAGCCTTCTACCTGACTGATCGCGTCATGACTGTATCCTTCCACAAGTACGGGAACTACTTCTTTCCAGGAACAG GTGACATGTATGAGGTAGGGGCTGAGAGTGGCCGGTACTATTGCCTGAACGTGCCTCTCCGGGATGGGATCGATGAccaga GCTACAGGCAACTCTTTCAGCCAGTCATCAAGCAAGTGGTGGACTTCTACCAGCCAACCTGTATCGTTCTTCAG TGTGGGGCTGACTCTCTGGGCTGTGACAGATTAGGGTGCTTCAACCTCAGTATACGAGGCCATGG GGAGTGTGTGGAGTTTGTGAAGAGCTTCAGGATTCCCCTGCTGGTACTGGGAGGAGGAGGGTACACGGTACGCAACGTGGCCAGATGCTG GACCTATGAGACCTCCCTCCTGGTTGATGAGCCAATTAGTGATGAGCTGCCCTATAGCG aGTACTTTGAGTATTTTGCACCAGACTTCACACTCCACCCAGATGTCAGCACCAGGATAGAGAACCAGAACTCCCGACAG TACCTGGAGCAGATCCGTTCGACGGTCTTTGAGAACTTGAAGATGTTGAACCATTCCCCCAGTGTCCAGATCCACGATGTGCCCTCGGACATCCTGAGCTACGAGCGCACTGACGAGGGAGACCCAGATGAGAGGGGCTCAGAGGATAACTATTCCAG GCCAGAGGCAGCCAATGAGTTCTACGATGGTGACCATGACAACGACAAGGAGAGCGATGTGGAGATCTGA